One Sphingomonas sp. SUN039 genomic window carries:
- the tcuA gene encoding FAD-dependent tricarballylate dehydrogenase TcuA: protein MPDVLVIGGGNAALCAAISARAAGASVMILESAPRHMRAGNSRHTRNIRVMHTTPQAPLLGQYEASEYFDDLLKVTGGRTDTGLATLVIEQSTEAFQFLRSHGVHFQRALSGTLNLSRTNAFFLGGGKALVNALYATAERMGIAIRYDAEVQSVVLRDQRIGFVEFQSEGEHKSLIPKAVVAASGGFQANLEWLGEAWGDAAANFAVRGTPYAQGKVLRNLIEQGVATVGDPTQCHAVAVDARAPQFDGGIVTRLDAIPFGIVVNVRAERFHDEGEDIWPKRYAIWGRLIAEQPGQCAWVICDKPATALFMPSCYPAIEADTLEGLAERLGLDAPALAKIVGSFNAACPKSGFDAAGLDGCATVGLSPPKSNWAAPIATPPFIAYPLRPGITFTYLGVKVDRHARVQDATDQPVDNLYAAGEIMAGSILGQGYLAGFGMAIGSVFGRIAGQEAARHART from the coding sequence ATGCCGGACGTTCTCGTGATCGGCGGCGGCAATGCCGCGCTGTGCGCTGCGATCAGTGCACGTGCAGCGGGGGCGTCGGTCATGATCCTGGAGAGCGCCCCGCGACACATGCGAGCCGGCAATTCCCGGCATACGCGCAACATCCGCGTCATGCATACGACGCCTCAGGCGCCACTTCTCGGACAGTATGAGGCGTCCGAGTATTTCGACGACCTGCTAAAGGTAACCGGCGGCCGGACCGATACAGGGCTTGCCACGCTCGTTATCGAGCAAAGCACTGAAGCCTTCCAGTTCCTGCGCTCGCATGGCGTCCATTTTCAACGGGCCCTGTCGGGGACGCTGAATCTGTCGCGCACCAATGCCTTCTTCCTTGGTGGCGGCAAGGCGCTCGTGAACGCGCTCTATGCGACCGCTGAGCGGATGGGGATCGCAATACGTTATGATGCGGAAGTGCAAAGCGTCGTACTTCGCGACCAGCGCATCGGCTTTGTCGAATTCCAGTCAGAGGGAGAGCACAAGTCGCTAATACCCAAAGCGGTCGTTGCCGCGTCGGGCGGATTTCAGGCCAATCTCGAATGGCTTGGCGAGGCATGGGGCGACGCCGCCGCCAACTTCGCCGTGCGGGGCACGCCCTATGCGCAGGGCAAGGTGCTGCGGAATCTGATCGAGCAGGGAGTCGCCACGGTCGGCGATCCCACGCAATGCCATGCCGTCGCCGTCGATGCGCGCGCGCCGCAGTTCGACGGTGGCATCGTTACGCGGCTCGATGCCATTCCCTTCGGAATCGTGGTGAACGTCCGGGCCGAACGGTTCCATGACGAAGGCGAGGATATCTGGCCCAAGCGCTATGCAATCTGGGGGAGGCTGATCGCCGAGCAGCCCGGGCAGTGCGCTTGGGTAATCTGTGACAAACCTGCAACGGCGCTGTTCATGCCCTCCTGCTATCCGGCGATCGAGGCGGACACGCTCGAGGGGCTCGCCGAGCGCCTGGGGCTCGATGCTCCAGCGCTCGCAAAGATCGTCGGGTCGTTCAACGCCGCCTGCCCGAAGTCAGGCTTTGACGCGGCCGGCCTCGATGGCTGCGCGACCGTCGGCCTGTCGCCGCCCAAGAGCAACTGGGCCGCGCCGATCGCCACGCCGCCCTTTATTGCCTACCCGTTGCGGCCGGGGATCACGTTCACCTACCTCGGCGTGAAGGTCGACCGGCACGCCCGCGTGCAAGACGCAACAGATCAACCGGTCGACAATCTTTACGCAGCCGGGGAGATCATGGCCGGCTCTATCCTTGGCCAAGGCTATCTCGCTGGGTTCGGCATGGCGATCGGAAGCGTCTTCGGGCGGATCGCCGGACAGGAGGCGGCCCGCCATGCACGGACCTGA
- a CDS encoding TonB-dependent siderophore receptor — protein sequence MACNRNLLLRCSASVLAVSLSSGAFAQATDQTATGKNAATETEIVVTGSLIRSRDFNSVSPVQTVDSAVIANTGAVSVQDIFKGLTANAGSQQANEQNALQGLSQFSLRGLGVGSTLTLVNGRRAGLSPITDGTGQLFTDSNAFPVNAIERVEVLTDGASATYGSEAVAGVVNVITRKNFEGLELTADARTSVVDAYQAGLAFGHRFDRGRVSIFANWRKQSGAFRSQIPIIKQLDSANAAGIGALYISGTSAPGRISRAVPSGTTYVLGTTLADPDCVAGGGILTAATTCSYPFIDQRRVIPKEQRIQLLAQFDYELTDALKVFGEISYSRNEIRDAIGGTVLNKTQVAGGFLVPASHPFNYFVANGATGLRYAGPAEFAANPTLQAVPVIFRGRPIGAAGDGAAAPDLVTTFNNLRLVGGFDYDLGKGLILSGSYTYAENSYRRSQPHDFDSGLFQQALLNGTFNPFGTAISNPTLVGRDGRSLAANTEAALGTFSFTINDTGKTVQQTAELILSGDSGINLPGGQISFALGGQFRSVGFENIPDGRRQSGANGRDEIEPAIPFTTQKVFAAFGEIALPVLDRFNISAALRYENYGSKGGSTVDPKVSGKFDLTDFLSIRGSYGTSFQAPSIRQVAGTVSNSSVNDPPNAGSFNVTVFTSGSANLKSQTASNLNLGLVLNTRFGLKMSVDYFTYNYKNLILPEGDPQFIVDEVRAGRLPASRVVRDGAGQLRQVFTQFLNRGDASASGIDINLRYSPKWFASTDVTFDATSTIITRFRSTDFAGLDGSGDLKGSRNFANAFGSVPDFKVNAGVTVQHGLHSVNVSGRYIGAYIDDQTKLPINSQLTIDARYTLSLDKFLGGEGTSLTVGAINLFNVNPPALTVRPGYDNEVHDIRGRQLYVSLKHKF from the coding sequence ATGGCCTGCAATCGCAACCTTTTGCTGCGGTGTTCCGCAAGTGTCCTCGCCGTCTCGCTTTCGTCGGGAGCGTTCGCCCAAGCGACGGACCAGACCGCTACGGGTAAGAATGCAGCGACCGAGACGGAGATCGTGGTCACCGGCTCGCTTATCCGCAGCAGGGATTTCAATTCGGTCTCTCCCGTTCAGACCGTCGATTCCGCCGTGATCGCCAACACCGGGGCGGTTTCAGTGCAGGATATTTTCAAGGGTCTGACGGCCAATGCGGGTTCGCAACAAGCCAACGAACAAAATGCCCTGCAGGGGCTTTCCCAGTTCTCGCTGCGCGGACTTGGAGTGGGTTCGACGCTTACCCTTGTGAACGGACGTCGCGCCGGGCTTTCCCCGATTACGGACGGCACCGGTCAGCTGTTCACGGATTCCAATGCTTTTCCGGTCAACGCCATCGAACGGGTCGAAGTCCTGACGGACGGCGCGTCGGCAACCTACGGCTCCGAGGCGGTCGCCGGTGTCGTGAACGTCATCACCCGCAAGAATTTCGAAGGTTTGGAGCTGACGGCCGATGCGCGCACATCGGTCGTGGATGCCTATCAAGCGGGTCTGGCGTTCGGACATAGGTTCGATCGGGGTCGGGTCTCGATATTTGCCAATTGGCGAAAGCAGTCGGGCGCTTTCCGAAGCCAAATCCCGATCATCAAGCAGCTTGATTCGGCTAATGCTGCAGGCATCGGCGCGCTCTACATCTCCGGTACCAGTGCTCCGGGACGTATCAGCCGGGCGGTGCCTTCGGGCACGACCTATGTACTCGGCACGACGCTTGCGGACCCCGACTGCGTTGCCGGGGGCGGCATCCTTACGGCTGCAACGACCTGTTCCTATCCCTTCATCGACCAACGGCGGGTCATTCCGAAAGAACAGCGCATCCAGCTGCTGGCGCAGTTCGACTATGAGTTGACCGATGCCTTGAAGGTGTTCGGCGAGATCAGCTACTCGCGCAACGAAATCCGGGATGCAATCGGCGGCACTGTGCTCAACAAGACGCAGGTCGCCGGCGGGTTCCTCGTTCCTGCATCGCATCCGTTCAATTACTTTGTGGCCAACGGTGCAACAGGCCTGCGCTATGCGGGACCCGCCGAATTCGCCGCCAATCCGACGCTTCAGGCCGTCCCCGTGATTTTTCGCGGTCGGCCGATCGGTGCCGCCGGCGATGGCGCCGCCGCCCCTGACCTCGTTACCACTTTCAACAATCTGCGCTTGGTCGGCGGTTTCGACTACGACCTGGGCAAGGGCCTGATCCTGAGCGGCAGCTACACATACGCCGAGAACAGCTACCGGCGGTCGCAACCGCACGATTTCGATTCCGGACTGTTCCAGCAAGCGCTGCTTAACGGCACGTTCAATCCGTTCGGCACAGCAATCAGCAATCCCACCCTCGTCGGCAGGGATGGCCGGTCGCTGGCGGCGAACACCGAAGCAGCGCTCGGAACGTTCAGTTTCACGATCAATGACACGGGCAAGACCGTTCAGCAGACAGCAGAGCTGATCCTGAGCGGCGACTCCGGAATCAACTTGCCGGGCGGCCAAATCTCCTTTGCGCTCGGCGGACAGTTCCGTTCGGTCGGGTTCGAAAACATTCCCGACGGGCGCCGTCAGTCCGGTGCCAACGGACGGGATGAGATCGAGCCGGCAATTCCGTTCACCACCCAGAAGGTCTTCGCCGCGTTCGGCGAAATCGCACTGCCGGTTCTGGATCGCTTCAACATCTCCGCCGCCCTCCGCTATGAAAATTATGGCAGCAAGGGCGGGTCGACGGTGGATCCAAAAGTGTCAGGCAAATTCGATCTGACCGACTTCCTCTCGATCCGGGGGTCCTACGGTACTTCGTTCCAGGCGCCGTCGATCCGTCAAGTTGCTGGCACCGTCAGCAATTCGAGCGTGAACGATCCGCCAAACGCGGGCTCTTTCAACGTCACGGTCTTTACCAGCGGGTCCGCGAATCTGAAGTCGCAAACGGCATCGAACCTCAATCTGGGCCTCGTCCTGAACACCCGGTTCGGTTTGAAAATGTCGGTCGACTATTTCACCTATAACTACAAGAACCTGATTCTCCCTGAGGGCGATCCGCAGTTCATCGTCGATGAGGTTCGAGCTGGCCGCCTGCCCGCCAGCCGGGTCGTTCGCGACGGAGCGGGACAGCTGCGCCAAGTGTTCACGCAATTCCTCAACCGGGGCGATGCCAGCGCGTCAGGCATCGACATCAACCTTCGCTATTCGCCGAAATGGTTCGCCAGCACCGACGTTACGTTCGATGCCACGTCGACGATCATCACCCGTTTCCGGTCAACCGACTTCGCGGGCCTCGACGGTAGCGGCGATCTCAAGGGTAGTCGCAACTTTGCCAATGCTTTCGGGTCGGTTCCCGATTTCAAGGTCAACGCCGGCGTGACGGTCCAGCACGGTCTGCACAGCGTTAACGTATCGGGTCGGTACATCGGCGCGTATATCGACGATCAGACGAAGTTGCCCATCAACTCGCAGCTGACCATCGATGCGCGCTACACCCTTTCGCTGGACAAGTTCCTCGGTGGTGAGGGAACATCGCTGACAGTCGGGGCGATCAATCTGTTCAACGTGAACCCACCGGCGCTTACCGTGCGGCCGGGATATGACAACGAGGTGCACGATATTCGCGGGCGCCAGCTGTACGTCAGTCTCAAGCACAAGTTCTGA
- a CDS encoding substrate-binding domain-containing protein: MNRRTALGLFAAAIWLQSCASTIRTPQLAPHRADLAVMTSGGYAEALDRLAPDFERQSGLHITIIHGSSAGGAADSIPERLKRGEPADVVVLSRQGLALLQQQALVQAGTDRDLVRSRIGMAVRVGAPVPDISTPDKFVAVMLNAPSIGYSASASGTYLSTTLWPRLGLAAALLPKSKRILSERVGSVVARGEVAIGFQQMSELLPIQGIVVVGPIPDAYQKVTVFTLAKTLRGAGNPASDRLLRFLTSRQVARQVAATGLEPIDPR; encoded by the coding sequence GTGAACCGCAGAACGGCTCTTGGACTTTTTGCAGCTGCGATCTGGTTGCAAAGTTGTGCATCGACAATCCGGACACCGCAGCTCGCGCCGCACCGCGCCGATCTGGCGGTGATGACGTCCGGCGGCTATGCCGAAGCGCTCGACCGGCTTGCACCCGATTTCGAGCGCCAATCCGGCCTCCACATCACGATCATCCATGGCAGTTCGGCTGGCGGCGCAGCGGATTCGATTCCCGAACGGCTGAAGCGCGGCGAACCTGCGGATGTGGTCGTCCTGTCGCGCCAAGGCCTTGCACTGCTGCAGCAACAGGCGCTCGTGCAGGCTGGGACCGACCGCGATCTGGTCCGATCGCGGATCGGCATGGCGGTACGCGTCGGCGCGCCGGTCCCTGACATTTCCACCCCGGACAAATTTGTCGCGGTCATGCTGAACGCGCCTTCGATCGGCTATTCGGCCAGCGCCAGCGGCACCTATCTGTCAACTACGCTCTGGCCCCGACTGGGTCTGGCGGCTGCGCTGCTCCCCAAGTCCAAGCGGATCCTGAGCGAACGCGTCGGCTCGGTGGTCGCGCGCGGCGAGGTCGCGATCGGCTTTCAGCAAATGAGTGAATTACTACCGATTCAGGGGATAGTCGTTGTCGGGCCGATTCCGGACGCATATCAGAAAGTCACGGTCTTCACGCTCGCCAAGACATTGCGAGGGGCCGGTAATCCGGCAAGCGACCGTCTGCTCAGATTCCTGACCTCGCGGCAGGTGGCCCGCCAGGTTGCGGCCACCGGCCTCGAACCCATCGATCCCCGGTAA
- the tcuB gene encoding tricarballylate utilization 4Fe-4S protein TcuB translates to MHGPDLVALTGSKGEAALAEARRALQICNACRYCEGYCAVFPAMTLRREFADADLIHLANLCHGCRDCLYACQYAPPHEFGINIPKTMSEVRIESYARAAPGTRLLVDRPQLATALLLGMMVALVELYRRLLGGDPGGRGFYAVMGREAMIAFGLTAAGFALTGLTIGLLRYRAFAGPADHFGPSLRSWWRAAGDAATLRYLGGGGVGCNDTGESFSYKRRLYHHLMAWGFAACFAATSLGAIYDHLLHWPAPYPWISVPGLLGTVGGIAMIAGTTGLIWLKRIEGDSVSSPTTRAFDRSLLILLLIAAATGLANRLAHGTATLTPALIMHLASIGALLVAMPLGKFMHAGFRFLALARHADERRRLRID, encoded by the coding sequence ATGCACGGACCTGACCTTGTCGCCCTGACCGGATCGAAGGGCGAGGCCGCATTGGCCGAAGCGCGCCGCGCGCTGCAAATCTGCAACGCCTGCCGCTATTGCGAGGGTTATTGCGCCGTTTTCCCGGCGATGACGCTGCGCCGCGAGTTTGCCGACGCGGACCTCATTCACCTCGCCAACCTGTGCCACGGCTGCCGCGATTGTCTTTACGCCTGCCAGTACGCGCCGCCGCACGAATTCGGGATCAACATTCCCAAGACCATGAGCGAAGTGCGGATCGAGAGCTATGCGAGAGCGGCGCCCGGAACTCGCCTTCTGGTGGACCGCCCACAATTGGCAACGGCGCTGCTGCTCGGCATGATGGTCGCTCTGGTCGAACTGTATCGACGACTGCTCGGCGGCGATCCGGGAGGGCGGGGATTTTACGCAGTGATGGGCCGCGAGGCGATGATCGCCTTCGGGTTGACCGCAGCGGGCTTTGCCCTGACCGGGCTGACCATTGGCTTGCTCCGCTATCGGGCATTTGCGGGTCCAGCGGATCATTTCGGACCATCGCTACGGAGCTGGTGGCGCGCCGCCGGCGATGCTGCCACCCTTCGCTATCTCGGCGGCGGAGGTGTCGGCTGCAACGACACCGGCGAAAGCTTCAGCTACAAGCGGCGCCTGTATCATCACCTGATGGCGTGGGGCTTCGCCGCCTGCTTTGCGGCGACATCCCTCGGCGCAATCTACGACCACCTGCTTCACTGGCCGGCACCTTATCCCTGGATCAGCGTCCCTGGCTTGTTGGGTACTGTCGGCGGCATCGCCATGATCGCCGGCACCACCGGCCTGATCTGGCTGAAGCGCATCGAAGGCGATTCCGTTTCCAGCCCGACTACCCGCGCATTCGACCGGTCGCTTCTAATCCTGCTGCTGATCGCGGCCGCAACAGGACTCGCGAACCGACTGGCACACGGAACCGCTACCCTGACGCCAGCGCTCATCATGCATTTGGCCAGCATCGGTGCATTGCTGGTGGCAATGCCGCTTGGCAAGTTCATGCACGCAGGCTTTCGTTTCCTCGCGCTCGCGCGTCATGCCGACGAGCGACGACGTTTGAGGATCGATTAA
- a CDS encoding MFS transporter, protein MDDRSSVERRAMRKVSWRLMPFLILCYLIAYIDRTNIGFASLTMNADIGLSSAAFGLGGSLFFVAYVLFEVPSNLAQQRFGARRWIARIMVSWGLVGLAMAFTAGPFSFYLLRFLLGTAEAGFFPGAVLFIAQWFPRAHRASMVAFFMIAIPLSNVLGSPLAALLLSLNGAAGLAGWQWLFIVEAIPAIGLGLIALLVLSDGPDRAGWLSVDERDWLIGRLAAERQDPSERHGSIVTMLKTRQVWFLTLIYCGSSATSNALSLWQPQIIKSFGLSIWEAALLNMIPFGVAALFMLYWGRRADRNGERFWATALPLLLTAASLIATLLTGSLAFTMVLLTLALVGNYAIKGPFWALAAEILPAGAAAAGLAAINALAHLGTAGAIAAVGNIHEMTGSYPMALIPLGLMTLLGALITISLSRVSHINPG, encoded by the coding sequence TTGGACGATCGATCGTCGGTCGAACGCCGTGCCATGCGCAAGGTCTCGTGGCGGCTCATGCCGTTCCTGATCCTTTGCTACCTGATCGCCTATATTGACCGGACCAATATCGGTTTTGCCTCGCTGACCATGAACGCGGACATCGGCCTGAGTTCGGCGGCATTCGGGCTTGGCGGCAGCCTCTTTTTCGTTGCCTATGTCCTGTTCGAAGTGCCCAGCAATCTCGCCCAGCAGCGCTTCGGCGCCCGGCGCTGGATCGCCCGGATTATGGTGAGCTGGGGCCTTGTCGGGCTGGCGATGGCTTTCACGGCCGGGCCTTTCTCATTCTACCTCCTGCGGTTCCTGCTCGGCACGGCGGAGGCCGGGTTCTTTCCGGGCGCGGTGCTGTTCATCGCCCAATGGTTCCCGCGCGCCCACCGTGCCAGCATGGTCGCGTTTTTCATGATCGCCATTCCGTTGTCGAATGTGCTCGGCTCGCCATTGGCGGCGCTGCTGCTCTCGCTCAACGGGGCGGCTGGCCTGGCCGGCTGGCAGTGGCTGTTCATCGTCGAAGCAATCCCCGCAATCGGGCTCGGATTGATCGCCCTGCTCGTGCTGAGCGACGGTCCGGACCGGGCCGGGTGGCTTTCGGTCGACGAGCGCGATTGGCTGATCGGAAGATTGGCCGCGGAACGCCAGGACCCTTCGGAGCGGCATGGCTCGATCGTGACCATGCTGAAAACGCGGCAAGTGTGGTTCCTGACACTGATCTATTGCGGCAGCTCGGCGACCAGCAATGCCTTATCGCTCTGGCAGCCGCAGATCATCAAGTCGTTCGGCCTGTCGATCTGGGAAGCAGCCTTGCTCAACATGATCCCGTTCGGGGTCGCCGCACTGTTTATGCTTTATTGGGGCAGGCGGGCAGACCGGAACGGAGAGCGGTTCTGGGCCACCGCGCTGCCCCTGCTGCTGACTGCGGCGTCGCTCATTGCCACCTTGCTGACCGGTTCGCTTGCCTTCACGATGGTTCTGCTCACACTCGCACTGGTTGGCAATTACGCGATCAAGGGACCGTTTTGGGCCCTGGCGGCAGAGATTTTGCCCGCCGGAGCTGCCGCTGCCGGTTTAGCTGCCATCAATGCCTTGGCGCACCTTGGTACGGCGGGCGCGATTGCCGCAGTGGGCAACATCCATGAAATGACCGGCAGTTATCCTATGGCTCTCATTCCGCTCGGTCTAATGACTCTGCTCGGTGCTTTGATCACAATTTCGTTAAGTCGGGTGTCCCACATCAATCCTGGATGA
- a CDS encoding MFS transporter, translating into MTEQAIGRERAAWKSIAIVASGNFLEMYDFMVFGFYAAIISKVFFASGDAYGALMLTLMTFGAGFLMRPVGALLLGSYLDRKGRRVGLLVALSMMAVGTFLIAVTPGYAAIGLAAPLLVLFGRLVQGLSAGVELGGVSVYLAEIAKPGRKGFYVAWQSASQQVAVIFAAALGYLLTSILSPAEMQNWGWRVPFLVGCAIIPLLLFMRSKLQETPEFEALPHQPTFGEVMAGVRSAWSRVLLGMMLVVMTTVSFYLITNYTPTFGTRELKLSDESAFLVTLCVGLTNFIVLPVMGGVSDRIGRKPLLIGATVLALLTAYPAMTWLVSAPSFERLLIVELWLAVLYASYNGAMIVFLTEVMPQRIRTTSFSLAYSLATTLGGFTPAICTYLIHVTDNKAAPGLWLSVAAVAGLVATLLLTRLHRSSARADDLRMPAPSTL; encoded by the coding sequence ATGACTGAACAGGCCATTGGTCGGGAACGGGCGGCTTGGAAATCCATCGCAATCGTGGCGAGCGGCAATTTCCTCGAAATGTACGATTTCATGGTGTTCGGCTTCTATGCGGCGATCATCAGCAAGGTCTTCTTCGCCTCGGGCGATGCCTATGGCGCGCTGATGCTTACGCTCATGACCTTCGGCGCCGGGTTTCTCATGCGTCCGGTCGGCGCCTTGCTGCTTGGTTCGTACCTCGATCGAAAGGGCCGGCGCGTTGGGTTGCTTGTGGCGCTCTCGATGATGGCGGTGGGGACGTTCCTGATCGCGGTCACGCCGGGCTATGCCGCGATCGGTCTCGCGGCACCGCTGCTCGTGCTGTTCGGGCGGCTCGTGCAGGGCCTCTCCGCGGGCGTCGAGCTTGGCGGCGTGTCGGTCTATCTGGCCGAAATCGCAAAGCCCGGTCGCAAGGGATTCTATGTCGCGTGGCAATCCGCCAGCCAGCAGGTCGCGGTGATCTTCGCGGCCGCACTTGGGTATCTGCTCACCAGCATTTTGTCGCCGGCAGAAATGCAGAATTGGGGCTGGCGCGTACCGTTTCTGGTCGGCTGTGCAATCATTCCGCTGCTGTTGTTCATGCGTAGTAAATTGCAAGAGACGCCCGAATTCGAAGCCCTACCCCATCAGCCAACTTTTGGCGAAGTGATGGCCGGGGTTCGCTCGGCATGGTCGCGCGTGCTGCTCGGCATGATGTTAGTGGTCATGACCACAGTATCGTTCTACCTGATCACCAACTATACGCCCACCTTTGGGACCAGAGAGCTCAAGCTTTCGGATGAAAGCGCTTTCCTCGTCACGCTTTGCGTTGGCCTCACCAACTTCATCGTCCTGCCGGTGATGGGCGGCGTGTCCGACCGGATCGGTCGTAAACCGCTCCTGATCGGGGCAACTGTGCTCGCGCTGCTGACCGCCTATCCTGCAATGACCTGGCTCGTTTCGGCCCCCAGCTTTGAACGGCTGCTCATCGTCGAATTGTGGCTGGCGGTGCTCTACGCGTCGTACAATGGTGCGATGATCGTATTCCTGACCGAAGTCATGCCGCAGCGGATCCGCACGACCAGCTTCTCGCTTGCCTATAGCCTCGCCACGACGCTTGGCGGCTTTACGCCCGCAATCTGCACCTATCTGATCCATGTAACCGACAACAAGGCGGCCCCGGGACTCTGGTTGTCCGTCGCCGCAGTGGCGGGTCTCGTCGCAACGCTGCTGCTCACACGTCTGCATCGTTCGTCGGCAAGGGCGGACGATCTGCGCATGCCCGCGCCGTCGACGCTGTAG
- a CDS encoding LuxR family transcriptional regulator, with translation MAMLGHAPASAQTPLDRLVIIVPGSAGGGFDNTAQALARALRSEGLAKRVEIRRSPGAGGLIALAQFDAAPAPDVPAIFIGGSSIVGAATENRSIVTLRNVTAICQLNQISLVVAVRSDSPVRSFSDLIELMRTSEDRFEWVGGSLGSPDEMLLLAIARKLDLPRERFNFIAVPGGGDAISERLLAGHHLAAVSSYEEVDESPLKSTLRMLTVSGAHRIPGVDVPTIREAGIDLTFSDWKGVFISRKASADQVLTVRDIMRRVLASPSWTRESSKHGWNAPQSSPQDFPEFIIQQERQISRLVTSDAANREPDSYYRNLLDRPWRYAVVALVAAALFAGIVVWQRLATRRSESELREARQALETVCAQIESDASSERSAIARQLDTWGLSSAEIEIAWMILKGLQFKEIAGARGTSERTVRQQAQDIYAKSGLASRAEFSAFFLEDLKF, from the coding sequence ATGGCTATGCTCGGTCACGCCCCGGCTTCGGCCCAGACGCCGCTCGATCGATTGGTGATTATCGTTCCTGGCTCGGCGGGCGGCGGATTCGACAATACCGCCCAAGCACTGGCCAGGGCCTTGCGCAGTGAGGGGTTGGCAAAGCGAGTCGAGATTCGTCGCTCCCCCGGCGCCGGTGGCCTGATCGCGCTGGCCCAGTTCGATGCCGCGCCTGCGCCAGACGTGCCCGCCATCTTTATCGGCGGGTCGAGCATCGTCGGCGCAGCGACCGAGAACCGATCGATCGTAACGCTGAGGAATGTCACCGCCATTTGCCAGCTGAATCAGATTTCGCTGGTGGTCGCGGTGCGATCGGACAGCCCCGTCCGATCATTCTCCGATTTGATCGAGCTGATGCGAACGTCGGAAGATCGCTTCGAATGGGTCGGGGGTTCGTTGGGTAGTCCCGACGAAATGCTGTTGCTGGCAATTGCCAGAAAGCTCGACCTTCCGCGCGAGCGATTCAACTTCATCGCCGTTCCGGGTGGTGGCGATGCCATTTCCGAACGGTTGCTGGCCGGACACCATCTTGCCGCCGTCAGCAGCTATGAGGAGGTCGACGAGTCCCCGCTGAAGTCGACGCTGCGTATGCTGACCGTTTCCGGTGCGCACCGCATCCCTGGTGTCGACGTCCCCACGATTCGCGAGGCAGGCATCGACCTGACCTTTTCGGACTGGAAGGGTGTCTTTATATCCCGAAAAGCATCGGCGGATCAGGTGCTGACAGTTCGCGACATCATGCGCCGCGTCCTGGCCAGTCCCAGCTGGACACGCGAATCCAGCAAACACGGCTGGAATGCACCGCAGTCGAGCCCGCAGGACTTTCCGGAATTCATTATTCAACAGGAGCGGCAAATATCCCGTCTCGTGACATCGGATGCTGCCAACCGGGAACCCGATTCCTATTATCGAAACCTCCTTGATCGACCCTGGCGGTACGCAGTCGTAGCGCTGGTCGCTGCCGCACTGTTCGCCGGCATCGTGGTTTGGCAGCGACTTGCCACCCGGCGAAGTGAAAGCGAACTGCGCGAAGCCAGACAGGCACTTGAAACGGTCTGCGCCCAAATCGAATCCGACGCGTCGTCCGAACGCTCCGCCATCGCCCGACAACTTGACACCTGGGGCCTTTCGAGTGCGGAAATCGAGATCGCATGGATGATCCTCAAGGGGCTGCAGTTCAAGGAGATCGCCGGGGCACGCGGCACAAGCGAAAGGACCGTGCGCCAGCAGGCTCAGGACATCTACGCAAAGTCGGGTCTCGCGAGCCGCGCTGAATTTTCAGCGTTTTTCCTCGAAGATCTGAAATTCTGA